The uncultured Desulfatiglans sp. DNA window CCGGCGCCACGGCGCGGCGATGGTGACATCGGAGATGGTAAGCGCCCATGGGCTGATCCAGGGGCAAAAAAAGACCTTCTCCTACATGAGGACCCTCGATGAAGAAGCTCCTCTGGCCGTTCAGATCTTCGGGGCCGACCCTGCCGTTATGGAAGAAGCCGCCCGGATCGCGGTCGGATCAGGAGCGACCGTCCTGGATATCAACGCCGGCTGCCCGGTCCGGAAGGTCGTCAGGACCGGAGCGGGGGGAGCGCTGCTGAAGGAACCTGCGCTCTTCGAACGGATTCTTGCGCGTATTCGGCGGTGCTGCCCGGTGCCGCTCACGGTGAAGATGCGTACAGGTTGGTCGCACCGCTCCCGTGAAGTGCTCGACCTTGCCCGCATCGCCGAGGGATGCGGCGTCGACGCCGTGACGGTGCACGGTCGATCAGTGTCGCAAGGCTTTTGCGGGAATGCGGATTGGGATATCATCGGAGAAGTCAAGGCCTGCCTTCACATCCCGGTCATCGGCAACGGAGACATCACGGAGCCGATTCACGCCATCGCCATGATGGAGAAAACCGGCTGCGACGGGGTCATGATCGGACGCGCGGCTATTGGAAACCCATGGATCTTCGGACAGGTGCGCGCACTCGGCGCCGGACTCGCCGCGACCGCTCCGGGCCTCGATGAGCGCCGGGAGGCGATTTTGACGCACTTTGAACTCCTCAGCAAACTTGAAGGCGGCACCCGCGCGGCCCGCCGCATGAGAGGGCTGCTTCTCTGGTATACAAAAAGCCTGCCGTTCAGCAGCCGCTTCCGGGGCGCCATCACCTCCATCACGGATACCTCGAGCCTGATGGACGCCCTGGACCTCTTCCTGGACAAGCTGACGGCGGCAGGAGCGGCGCATTGAAGGTCAAGCTTGCCAGAACAGCGGGGTTCTGCATGGGCGTCAGGCGCGCCATGGAGCTCGTCCTGACCGCAGCCAATCAGAAGGACGACCGGCCGCTTTACACCTACGGACCCCTGATCCACAACACGCAGGTTCTCGATCTGTTGAAAACCAAGTCCGTCACCGTTTTAAAAGACCTCGGGGGTCTCAGCGGCGGACGGATCGTCATCCGGGCCCACGGGATCCCGCCCGCAGAACGGGCAAAACTCAAAGAGACCGGGATGGAGATCCTGGACGCCACCTGCCCGAAGGTGGCGCGGGTTCAAAGTCTTATCCGCCTTCATACCCGCAAGGGGCATGAATGCATCATCGTCGGTGATTCGGACCACGCCGAAGTC harbors:
- a CDS encoding tRNA-dihydrouridine synthase gives rise to the protein MTSAPQTDLQQAQGLQRTGIVKGLRVGSLLLESCIVMAPLAGISDLAFRILARRHGAAMVTSEMVSAHGLIQGQKKTFSYMRTLDEEAPLAVQIFGADPAVMEEAARIAVGSGATVLDINAGCPVRKVVRTGAGGALLKEPALFERILARIRRCCPVPLTVKMRTGWSHRSREVLDLARIAEGCGVDAVTVHGRSVSQGFCGNADWDIIGEVKACLHIPVIGNGDITEPIHAIAMMEKTGCDGVMIGRAAIGNPWIFGQVRALGAGLAATAPGLDERREAILTHFELLSKLEGGTRAARRMRGLLLWYTKSLPFSSRFRGAITSITDTSSLMDALDLFLDKLTAAGAAH